The following proteins are co-located in the Primulina tabacum isolate GXHZ01 chromosome 11, ASM2559414v2, whole genome shotgun sequence genome:
- the LOC142519103 gene encoding secretory carrier-associated membrane protein 1-like isoform X1, protein MAGHYDSNPFAEEEVNPFADQGRGRGNSNYSGGAFYMPKPGSVPPANSKLLPLTHEPAGYDRGDTIDIPLDSSRDLKKKEKELQAKEAELTRREQELKRKEDAIARSGVVIEEKNWPPFFPIIHNDIANEIPIHLQKLQYVAFTSLLGLIGCLLWNVVAVTLAWVNGEGPTIWFLAIIYFISAVPGAYVLWYRPLYRAVRTDSALKFGWFFLSYVFHIAFCIFAAVAPPIIFKGKSLTGILPAIELLSGNALVGIFYFVGFGFFCLESIISIWVIQQVYMYFRGSGKAAEMKREAARSTMMAAL, encoded by the exons ATGGCTGGTCATTATGATTCCAATCCTTTTGCTGAGGAAGAAGTTAACCCTTTTGCG GATCAAGGTCGCGGGAGGGGTAACTCAAACTATTCTGGGGGTGCATTTTATATGCCA AAACCTGGAAGTGTGCCTCCTGCAAATTCCAAACTCTTACCTCTTACTCATGAACCTGCTGGCTACGATCGTGGGGATACAATCGATATACCTCTTGATAGTTCAAGG GATTTGAAAAAGAAAGAGAAGGAGCTCCAGGCTAAAGAAGCTGAATTGACAAGGAGGGAACAG GAGCTGAAAAGGAAGGAAGATGCAATTGCAcgat CTGGAGTTGTCATTGAGGAGAAAAATTGGCCTCCATTCTTCCCAATTATTCATAATGACATTGCGAATGAAATTCCTATACATTTACAGAAGCTGCAGTATGTTGCTTTCACGTCATTGTTGG GTTTGATTGGGTGTCTTCTTTGGAATGTTGTAGCTGTAACCTTAGCTTGGGTGAATGGTGAAG GTCCAACCATATGGTTTTTAGCTATCATCTACTTCATATCAGCTGTTCCTGGAGCCTACGTGTTATGGTACCGTCCTCTTTATCGTGCAGTGAG GACTGATAGTGCTTTAAAGTTTGGGTGGTTCTTCTTGAGTTATGTG TTTCACATTGCATTCTGCATCTTTGCTGCTGTTGCTCCTCCAATAATTTTCAAAGGGAAATCattgac TGGAATCTTGCCTGCAATTGAACTTTTAAGCGGAAATGCTCTCGTTGGG atattttattttgtgggtTTTGGATTCTTCTGCCTTGAATCAATTATCAGCATATGGGTGATTCAG CAAGTTTACATGTACTTCAGAGGAAGTGGAAAAGCTGCAGAAATGAAGAGGGAGGCAGCAAGATCAACTATGATGGCGGCATTGTAA
- the LOC142519103 gene encoding secretory carrier-associated membrane protein 1-like isoform X2 gives MAGHYDSNPFAEEEVNPFAKPGSVPPANSKLLPLTHEPAGYDRGDTIDIPLDSSRDLKKKEKELQAKEAELTRREQELKRKEDAIARSGVVIEEKNWPPFFPIIHNDIANEIPIHLQKLQYVAFTSLLGLIGCLLWNVVAVTLAWVNGEGPTIWFLAIIYFISAVPGAYVLWYRPLYRAVRTDSALKFGWFFLSYVFHIAFCIFAAVAPPIIFKGKSLTGILPAIELLSGNALVGIFYFVGFGFFCLESIISIWVIQQVYMYFRGSGKAAEMKREAARSTMMAAL, from the exons ATGGCTGGTCATTATGATTCCAATCCTTTTGCTGAGGAAGAAGTTAACCCTTTTGCG AAACCTGGAAGTGTGCCTCCTGCAAATTCCAAACTCTTACCTCTTACTCATGAACCTGCTGGCTACGATCGTGGGGATACAATCGATATACCTCTTGATAGTTCAAGG GATTTGAAAAAGAAAGAGAAGGAGCTCCAGGCTAAAGAAGCTGAATTGACAAGGAGGGAACAG GAGCTGAAAAGGAAGGAAGATGCAATTGCAcgat CTGGAGTTGTCATTGAGGAGAAAAATTGGCCTCCATTCTTCCCAATTATTCATAATGACATTGCGAATGAAATTCCTATACATTTACAGAAGCTGCAGTATGTTGCTTTCACGTCATTGTTGG GTTTGATTGGGTGTCTTCTTTGGAATGTTGTAGCTGTAACCTTAGCTTGGGTGAATGGTGAAG GTCCAACCATATGGTTTTTAGCTATCATCTACTTCATATCAGCTGTTCCTGGAGCCTACGTGTTATGGTACCGTCCTCTTTATCGTGCAGTGAG GACTGATAGTGCTTTAAAGTTTGGGTGGTTCTTCTTGAGTTATGTG TTTCACATTGCATTCTGCATCTTTGCTGCTGTTGCTCCTCCAATAATTTTCAAAGGGAAATCattgac TGGAATCTTGCCTGCAATTGAACTTTTAAGCGGAAATGCTCTCGTTGGG atattttattttgtgggtTTTGGATTCTTCTGCCTTGAATCAATTATCAGCATATGGGTGATTCAG CAAGTTTACATGTACTTCAGAGGAAGTGGAAAAGCTGCAGAAATGAAGAGGGAGGCAGCAAGATCAACTATGATGGCGGCATTGTAA